tttttttcctcttatttttttccttaatttctcaattgttgttaaaatttgtcttattttggttatgtccgcctctttttatatttagtaagttgatagTTCAAATATCATTCATGTCAAATTTATaatcacaaaattcaaaggatATTCTATTATATTATActcatttttaatttagaaccacaagattcaaaaatctatctttattttttaaactccgtgtctagccaaacaaagacacttaaattgagacagagggagtatatgccaaatgaaggaaatgaaagtaCAATTGAGATACTGCGGACGCGTGGGGACTTAAAACATAAACACACGagaggtagtattaatgttaaacttctaaaatgtacacatgttagccCCGCTTAGAATACAATTTCAGTTGTTTTTTGTataacttattgttgttgtgttcgtccaccttgggcgttttgtttttaaattaaaaaaattgtcttatttggttacgtccgcctctttttatatttagtaaattgataattcaaatatcctacatgtcaagtttataatcacaagattcaaaggatattttattctATTatgcacatttttaatttagaaccacaagatttgaaagtctatctttatttcttaaactctgtgtctagtcaaacatagacacttaaattgagacagaggtagtatatgccaaatgaaggaaatgaaaggataattaagacactgcggatcttaaaaagtaaacacacaagaagtagaattaatgttcaacttccgAAATGTATACttgttagtccctgcttagagtacaattacagttgctttttgtacaatttattgttgttgtgttcatCCGCCTTGGACGTTTATGTAtaataagaaaaatatagaatagaataaTAGACAtgtatttttagtaatgtggtcgagtaatatgggacgaaggagtaattcatttattaattattaaagaacatgaaaagtcaagtaCAGTAATGTGGCTAAATAATATGGGATGAAgcgagtacttcatttattaattcttaaagagcgTGAAAAGTCAAGGAATGTGgcaaagtaatatgggacggagggattaCTTCATTTTTTAATTCTTAAAGAaggtgaaaagtcaaaagtgaacaaataaaagtgcatggaggaaataaatatgtgtcggggaattaaaattgaatgcatacatgtatacatcataagagaataaatattcagcaagaatgtgaaaagtcaaaagtgaacaagtaaaagtgcacggatgaaataaatatgtgtcagagaattaaaattgaagtgcatacgtatatacatgagaagagaataaatattcagtactatgacatatgtccccGTGGGATTTATtgattcttaaagaacgtgaaaattcAAAagcgaacaagtaaaagtgcacggatgaaataaatttgtgtagaagaattaaaattgaactgcatacgtctatacatgagaagagaataaatattcaacaagaacgtgaaaagttaaaagtgaacaagtaaaagtgtacgaaggaaataaatatgtcggagaatacgtgagaagggaataaatattaagtactatgacatatgtccacgtggaataaaaaagtagttgggttaagtgtacaagttatataacttttgatacaagcattcattgcgtgtacaactTATAAAGATTTTTTTTCAAGCAGTCAATGTTGTGTTGGTCCCTCAtccacacttatatataatactaGCAATACATGCCCATGCGATGTACGAGCCgaacatgtctattcactttaattagctaatctttaaggtttgtattttgaaaataacttttaaaaacattctaattgttattatatatagcaacatatacaaaatgtattttatggaccatcactttagttataattaaaaaatggagttgatggaattaagtctttgagatggaaagagtcagacttttttctcattatcatgacaatgaaagttgttcatcgatgtgaaaaaaaaaattactaagaatgtgagggaaaattaatattttgattctaaattttttcttttaaattctttaatatcttatatgtataccgacaggtttatatccatttcaattaagtaactattcagatccaaacataagaaccattgttgtatatattggattttttaaaagaaaaactaataaaatattgttattaaattcattaaaaatatattataatttttatattaacaatatagataaaacaaattgttacaaagaaatcgaaattagaaagatatatgttatatcgtaaatcaccaaattttaattctgaaatgaaaatataaagtaatacattttataaatgtaaaaaaacaataatcagagattgtaaaggagagtaaataagtaaagtattgacaaagaaggaaaacggggataaaaatCACTCTGTCCCTTCACTTCTACTTAtcgacgttaacatatcaagaagaagaaaaaaaaatcttcttcttattttacccttcacatcaATTACTCATTTCGAATCATTTTCTGAGGTTATTGAGATTATACACCAATAAatttggatattatgataaaatatatacttcatttattaattctcaaagaacgtgaaaagtcaaaagggaacaagttatgtgtaggaaaattaaaataacttttggtacaaatttgcattgctattgttcgtcctctcttcacgtttaaagtattgacaaagaagaaaaacggGGACAAAAGTCACTCTCtctgtttacttttacttgtccatgttaacatatcaaaaaaaaaaacaatatggtAATTATTAATTAGTACGAAACTTCAATTATGTTGAATATTATAGGCGTACATATTTGTAAAAATATATATGTTATCCTTTTCTTGTATTCCTTTATTTATCATGGGGACCATCAAGCTAAGCAACGCAAGAAGAGTGGGAGAATCATGCAGAAGGAGTTGGCCATTAATTTCCATGGAATTAATGAGTGAATATTTGtctgttcttattattaattttacccttcacattaattactcattttcaaattaaTTTTGAAGGCTATTGaaacttacaccaataaatatgaatattatggtaaaatatatactctctctgtctcaTGTTACTTGTCACTATTCCTTTTGCACGCTCCTTAAGAAATGagaaataaaagatgtattttactatcttacccctatctctctccaataaatacattctaatcaaaattgactattttcaagaacattttgtCACACTCTaaaaatggtagggcatgacgggcacccgactctcatcaaagtcgagcgaacccttagacattcgctctattaaaacctgtcatttaaaaaaaaacttttaagaacgtaaattttttccaaatagaaatcattatgtcTATAAcggttatgaaaactttcaattaataagtactttagaccaatctaaatcatctaaaatgcattctcttttaaaatccataaatgactcaactgatatcactttgtcgacatctcgacaaacataccacaggacactgtctgcagaagtctctaaggagTAAACTGAAcactatgagtcaggacagggccctgacatacccgtaatcatatgtatctatacatgactcagcacagctccagaatgaggtggaacttgccaatcccagctgacgtccaagcatcctagctatatacttaacctgccaaacaatctggggctgcgggcatgaacgcagcgtccccaggcaaaaggacgtcagcacggacaatgtactgagtatgtaaggtggtaacaatcataatcataatttgatttaggagagaaaaaaatcacaatctaactcaatacctgcagccttcgctggaagaaacataaacatatacacgaagtctccaaaacaatctttaagtaaataatgcaatctaacgcacattctttaagtaaataatgcaatctaacacacatgccgcttccgacatattaacaaaatggtcccttcggacagccgcttccggcatagtaatgatagccccttcgggcagccgcttccggcttaataataatgatggcccttcgggcagccgcttccggcttaataataatgatggccccttcaggcagccgcttccggctcaataataataataatatggaatgtaaacataagtcgtaaataaatgaaatagtaaaatctcgcaccccctttggagtggttttgaaaatctaaatagtaaaatctcgcaccccttcggagtggttttgaaagtctaactttatgtttcctttagtataaaactaatttcctcgaaatcattagtaaaaccatatacacatctcaactggcaccttatgggtgttcccttcggaacagaataggagtacaatatcaataaaccatcacaagaaacatttagaccttactcctctaagaatggaatcatatggagtacttatagaatgaataacagcaagaatcatgccaaaatgaaagaaggaatagccttaacatacctttagcgcttattcgcgaatccttttcgcctcgtcgctcttttagcctatttatataaagtaacgttgtcgttagtaactacattttctggTTCACAATTCCATAGCCCATTCCTTATAGAACTTATCCGTTAGTTCACATATTTTCGTTTTAAGgctttctattatctaaagacttgaagaaaatcgggcagcacctcccctatatattcgcctatcccgaattttcaattaatctcctgttgacacagaaataccaacaacaatatatgggcacaaccatatcttcaattctttttaattcaacaagaacaacaacttatcaaaacagcccccaactatacataacgatgcccgaaattctaacgaacacttacaatacaccaagcagcccatatacacttcttataccttatttcatgcaatcttttcagcaaatttaatgaaatactacagcagctacaccacaactacatcatctatccatatgcaagtaaaccacattattatcattataatccctacaacaacccacaacaattttaactccaactctaaccattaaattccttcattctcatcacataatccatgataacaacaacaataatcatatgaacataatcataccctcaatcctttcaattcaacaaggataacaacatgtccataaaacaacacaactttaaatttaaccatttaattcctccataatgctactaaaatcaattcatcattcttactcaaaacaccccccttacacggctcaatttataattcaacatcaacatacataaccttttacttttaacacataattcacaacaataataacaacaaccacaatcaaaccaATTTCTAACTTAAACAACTTCAATTCTgtccatttcaacaccaacacttaatcatgcaattttcttacttccaattccacttcATACAATTTTACTCTTTCCATTACCACACCATTAATCCAACTATACCATAaagtgagaagatcttaccttaatttaatcggagcaaattctacactcgcttgcaccaattgcatcgcctcttctttcttcaatttaaatcctaacTTGTCGCTTCCTTTGGGACATttaaatcaccttggagatttaatcatttttttttaacaaggctggccgtgaacagtggcagCCGTGAACAGCGGCGGCGTGAACAGTTGCGGCAGTGAACAGTGACGGCGTGAACAGTGCCGTGACCTTCTCTCTCTCTTCATGTTTGAGAACTCCTCTCTCTAAGACCTAATTTGCAAGTTTAATTTGTAGTATaagtgatgacttagtcatccactTATGCTTATATATAATCCTTACAAAGAGGACATGTGTCAATTTTCATGGcatgtgtccatctttattcaagtccaaccaaatctcgccacgtgtcgtggggcccactttttgataattaaattaattaattattaatccctacttaataatctaatcacaatttattaattcctaatctccaatattaatatttttatactaaataaaatttataagcaatttttgtgataatcaaagttgaaaattaaaagctcttatttcatgtccgaaaataattccgcctttaatttgagtcaatttgcttgcggataatttgtcgtataaatgtacggggtataacacatttattactaagggtaatatgggaaagatttaattaattttatcttgtaattttatcttgattttgtaaataaacaagtaatttggacatttatttttagtaatgtagccaagtaatatgggacggagaggaTAAGATgtgaaaaatttaattaattttatagtagtttagtaatgtggccaagtaatatggaatggagggagtactttatttattaattcttaaagaacttgaaaagtcaaaagttgaAGTATAAGTATAAGTGCACGGAGGCaataaatgtgtcagagaattaaatttgaagtacaTACGTGTATAgatgagaagagataaatattcagtactatgacatatgaccacgtgggataaaaaattagttggttaaaatgtacaatttatatacCTTGTGGTACAAATGTCTATTGTTGTGTTAATTAGattagaaatagaaaagaagaaaaatatagaatagacaaatagacatatatttttagtactgtggccaagtaatatggacgaagggagtacttcatttttattaatttttaaagaacgtgaaaagacaagtatagtaatgtgaccaagtaatatgagacgaacagagtacttcatttattaatttttaaagaacgtgaaaagtcaagtaatgtggccaagaaatatgggatggagggagtatttcatttattaattcttaaataacgtgaaaagtcaaaagtgaacaagtaaaagtgcacggagaaaataaatatgtgtcggataattaaaattggagtgcatacatgtatacatgggtagaaaataaatattcagcaaaaacgtgaaaagtcaaaagtgaacaagtgaaAGTGtgcggaggaaataaatatgtgtcggagaattaaaattaaagtgcacaCGTgtgtacatgagaagagaataaatattcagtattatgacatataTTCACGtggaatttattaattcttaaagaacgtgaaaagttaaaagtgaacaagtaaaagtgcacggaggaaataaatttgtgtaggggaattaaaattgaactgcatatgtctatacatgagaaaagaataaatattcagcaagaacgcgaaaagtcaaaagtgaacaagtaaaagtgcacggaggaaataaatgtgtcggagaattaaaattgaagtgcatacgtctatacatgagaagggaataaatattaagtactatgacatatgtccacgtgggatataaaaatagttggataaagtgtacaagttatatagcttatggtacaaccATTCATTACGTGTATAATTTGTAAAGTTTATGGTACAAGGTGGAGGAGTTGTGTTCGTCCTTCCACCgtgcttatatataatagaaataaataaataatatggCCCTCTTTAGCCTCTTCTTCAACTGTACGCACTAGTCTCATATCCAACACTTTCTAtccaattttttttatcaaatatctTCATCTTTACACCTCTTTATTTctacataataaaaatataatattaagaacAAATCAATTTAATAATACTCAAAAGACgattaaaagtattaaaatgtgaggcaacTAATAACTAACTATATGCTTTTTAGGTCGAACATCAATACGCTACTAAAAAACCTTTCTAaataatacaacatcaattgatcatgctttaatttaataaaaaaaaaattgaacatgagttgttgtgtaactactctttaatataaggGAAAAGAACATCAATGCCCACTACACATAAAATAATTACCTTTCCATGCCCCCTTTGCTTTCATACCTCTAAAACTATTTACCTTTCTACCCATTATAGCTTATGTAGGTAATTGTATTTTttgcttctttcttttttatttctctacttcttatcttcttctttcttttcttcctttttttcgcATTTTTTTCTTTATTCTCCTTTTACTGttcattaatttttttctcaaattatactatcttttaattttctttttcaccataATCTGATTCCATATTTAATTCTAGCTCATTTCTTTTTACTTTTTGTCAATTTcttgcttttttattttttagtttcttgttcctttttaatttttttttatgtccaTAGTATAATTTCATTCACTTTTTTTgctatttttatttattctttttttttttaatttttggtgattTCTATTCACCTTTTCTCCTTtactaatttcattttttttttcataatctaaTTCTACACACCTTTTGGCTCCTTTACTTTTTTTTAATCAATAAAAAAGATAActgatatattatttttttttagttttttctaTATCTCAAAAAAGAATTTATTCTAGCATATGGTATACCAAATCAGAAGCAGTTGAAGTATGTTGTTACAATATATTATAATACTCACAtggtatatatatcatataatgaGAGGATATTATTTAAAGATTAGTTCATTCCTTAATAAATATATTACTCAATCGTCTGTGATACCTACATAGTATATCATATACCGACAAAGTATCATAGAATATTGGTTCACTCCTTCAAAAAATAAAACTTTGTCCTCTATGATACTCATATGGTATATCATATACTAGCCGGGTATCACAGAGGAATAGCATTTCATTCCTTCTAGAAAAAATACTCGGTCTGCCATGATACCAACCTGGTATATACAATATATTGATAGGGTATCATAGATAGAATATTCATTTCAACAatactcagtcctctatgatacacacatagtatatatcatataatgacagggtatcatagaggactaattcattttttcaaaaaaaaaaaaagcactccTTAGTCCTCTATATTACCGACATGGTATACATCACGTACTATATACTGagagggtatcatagaggactggttcatttcttcaaggaaaacacaactcaatcctctatgataccgagatggtatatatctatatatcatGGATGACTGAACCACATGATATATCATATGCTTACAAGATACCATAGAGgactgattcatttctttaaaaaaGAGTTCGGtcatctatgatacccacatggtatatcataTACTAACAGAGTATTATAGAAGATTGGTTTGTTCCTTCAAAAAATAAAACTatgtcctctatgatacccatgtggtatatcatatactgacagggtatcatagaAGAGTAgcagttcattccttcaagaaaaatacTCGGTCTGCTATGATACCAACCTAGTATATACAATATATTGATAGGGTATCATAGAGAGCAGATTCATTTCAACAATACTTAGTACTCCATGATAcacacatggtatatatcatataatgacagggtatcataaaggactaattcattttttcaagaaaaacacacctcaatcctctatgataccaacatggtatatatcacatactatatactgacagggtatcatagaggactgattcatttcttaaagaaaaataaaactcAATTCTCTATGATACCTAGATGGTATATTATCTATACTGACAAGGTATCATGGATGACTGACCCACATGATATATCATATACTCACAAGATGTCATAGAGGACTGATTCATTCCTTTAAAAAGAGAGCTCAGTCATCTATTATATCCACATGGTAGATGTCATATACTGACAGAGTATCATAGAGACTGATTCAattcttaaaataaaaaataaaaattcctcTATGATAcctacatggtatatatcatataatgacgtggctcagttggttgattacctgaactttcactttgttggtgagggttcaaatccccacattgtaatcctcccccctccccccccccccccccatttccccttcccctaccccatATGTaataaaacaatatatatatatatatatatatatatatatatatatatatatatatatatatatatatatatatatataatgacagAGTATCATAAAGAACTGATTCATTCTTTCAAAAAAAATGTTCTGTCCTTTATGATAACCACATGGTATACATCATATATTGACATGGTATCATAAAGAACATGTTCATTCattcaaaagaaaaacaaaatacaaCAAATAAAGTTTAAGcttagttttgattttttttttgtcatttttagaaagttaacttttgaaaaacaattcaaataaaaatagctatattttagaaaaaaaaatttattcacaaagagaaaaaaatactatactaatatattttctattaatttaaattttaatataTAAGCTAGCCTTTAGtatcttttttaattttttcttgttGTAATCTAATTATTTAATTcctatatttttagtaatgtaaaaattaatatttttcatCTAAAAAAGATAGAAgataaaaatagaaaaagaaataaaaacaGAAGataaccccaaaaaaaaaaaggaaaacaaaacaaaaaaggatAAAAGAGAATCTAAACAAAAAGAGGAAAACAAAATTAAAAGAGGAGGCAGCAGAGACAGAAAAGGAAAACGCAAAAAATTCCGCAACGCGTGCCGCAATTCATGGCAAATGACAGTCTGACAAGATGGGTATGCGCGTAAATTTTTTACACGGTCCGGTAGCACACGAAATTAAATTTCAGGGGCATACTCGCGTAAATAATTCTTTTTTAATGGGTATTTTGTATTGTTTTTCCTTAATTCCTCTCACATGAGTGATAAGAGGAAATTTATTATAAATTATTATCAAGTTCCAGATGTTTTAATATTTAATATAAATAATTGGTAAACATAATAGGCGAATATATCTATCAACTTatgaatttttttataaaatttaaacttgtggatcaattttttttttgaatgattcGAGATTCGAAATCATAATATGAAGTTGAAATTAAAATTTTGTGTAAATTGCCTAAACAAACACTAATTTAAAATCATAATTGATTTCAAATCGCATGTCTAAACTTTGTTGGTATTAGCTTAGAGAGGAAACGATTTTCTGTTTGTCCTATGTTTGGAAGGACGGATAACGTAGGTTAATAACTGCATTAATTTTCATTCCCGGTATTTTCTGTTGAACATTTTCTTTTTtcaattcaaaataaagttaatCTGTAGAGAAATATAAGTAATAACTAATAAGTAATTTGATATAGCCGATTTAATTACACAAAATGATATTTTACAATCTATTCAAGATTAGAAAAAAGGAAAACATGATACTGTATTAGTAGTAATAAAAATAACACAAAGCTGAACTACAAGAAATACATATCAAGCATTTATTCTTATGGAATTAAAATAACCAATCAATATCCAGCCACATCACTATTTATTATGTTATTAATATGAATAATTTATCTTAGTAGGCCTTCTTGAACACAATCTTGAAAACCGGAGCGTTCACAGCCAAACGCCTCGCTCCATTTGCGGCAGGTTTAATACCAATATACCCACACTTCAACCTTGGACAAACAAAAGAACAACCTGTAGCTCTAGGACAAAACTGTATAGCATATGCATCTTCATATTTCTGAATCGTAAATAAACATGAGGACGTGTCATGCATCCCACCCTGAGTTCCATCAGTGGTCACAAACCCTTTGTCCACTTCCCAAACAATTGATTTATTGCACATCGACACGTACCTTGGTGCTGCAAATTTGATATTTATGTCCTCATTTATGTTGATTATTAGCCCAGAGGATGAATTCACCATCAATAATTTTATAGGAAGGCCTACGCTTTTCGAATTCTGCGCTTGAAAAACGTCGAGAGGGCAGCTCCCGTTTTCTCCTTTTGCAAGCGTTAGGCCGCCACCTTTGCCAGTGGTGGCCGGtaatatgtagtagttgttgcCTGGACGGACTTCGTCTTTATCAGTATCAAGAACTGCTTCATCAGCTTTTATAACTTGGAATAAGGTGAAAAAAAGCAACAAAATCCCTGATATCTTCATTTGTTGCTTTTTATATAGGGGACAATTGGTTACTATATTTATATAGGGGTCGATGTTGAAATGTATAGCAGTACGGTGGCAGTGATTGTTTTGGATTTTGCTTTCTCAGATGTGTGAAAATTTGAAAGCCTAAAAGTTATGGGTAGAGAAAAGTCAAAAGAATTGAATTTTATCGTGCTTTGAATTTCTAAAGTTTGGCATTCCGTAAAGAAATTACGTACCTTTGAATGGTTCAATCGCTGACAGAAAATCCTGTAAAGGTCTAGAAGCTAGATAAGCATAGAAAATAACCCGATGTGCTTGTGACTTTTCAACTAAAAGATGGAGAAAAAAAGGTAATCCAATTATGTAATATTTCTTGATTTTTAAGCTCCCGTTTGGTCataaattttgaagttgaaacttgaaatttaaaaatttaaatttttaaagtTGTGATTTATGAAACTTGAGATTGTTTTTGAATATGCATTTTACGTGAAAAAAATATTGAAATTTTGTGAATAGAAGTTTGAACTTGAATTTTTTTTGAAGACAAATGTTTAAGTTTCGATCTAAAATCTATGACCAAATAAATATTTAAAGATAAATtattaaaatataatttaaaatttatgacCAAACGCTAGGTTTGTCGATAGAACCTAAAAGGTCAAGAAGAGAGCAGGGCTAGGCTAGTACTAGACGACTACTAGTACGTAACGGAATTATAGATAGCGATTGCCACTGTATATACTCCATTCATTTCAAAGATTTATTTGACCGACTACacaatttaagaaagaaagatggcttaaTACGGGTCCGGAATCAAAATAACCTCAAAAAA
The nucleotide sequence above comes from Lycium barbarum isolate Lr01 chromosome 3, ASM1917538v2, whole genome shotgun sequence. Encoded proteins:
- the LOC132632412 gene encoding kunitz-type trypsin inhibitor alpha chain-like yields the protein MKISGILLLFFTLFQVIKADEAVLDTDKDEVRPGNNYYILPATTGKGGGLTLAKGENGSCPLDVFQAQNSKSVGLPIKLLMVNSSSGLIININEDINIKFAAPRYVSMCNKSIVWEVDKGFVTTDGTQGGMHDTSSCLFTIQKYEDAYAIQFCPRATGCSFVCPRLKCGYIGIKPAANGARRLAVNAPVFKIVFKKAY